Proteins encoded in a region of the Paucibacter sediminis genome:
- a CDS encoding EF-hand domain-containing protein, which translates to MRSMLPLALALAQGLSLAQAPTLADPWLPPAARQAPLAPATCGQALRAQVQAKLATQFQQADVRRRGALTLAEARAAGFGWLVQHFARIDGSGRGEVSLAEVQAYLLRQQSL; encoded by the coding sequence ATGAGAAGCATGCTGCCGCTGGCGCTGGCCCTCGCGCAGGGCCTGAGCCTGGCCCAGGCCCCGACGCTGGCCGATCCCTGGCTGCCGCCGGCCGCACGCCAGGCGCCGCTGGCGCCGGCCACGTGCGGCCAGGCGCTGCGCGCCCAGGTGCAGGCCAAGCTGGCCACGCAATTCCAGCAGGCCGATGTGCGGCGCCGCGGCGCCCTCACGCTGGCCGAGGCGCGCGCGGCCGGATTCGGCTGGCTGGTGCAGCATTTCGCCCGCATCGACGGCAGCGGCCGCGGCGAGGTCAGCCTGGCCGAGGTGCAGGCCTATCTGCTGCGCCAGCAAAGCCTCTGA
- a CDS encoding thioredoxin family protein — protein MKLRQSLISCGLMLAACLSPLTAAAQGSAKPVYNEQADARAELNLALSQANAQRKNVLVVFGANWCKDCLALDAKLAEGKLQAESSRRFVTLKVNVGRFDRNTDLAAQMGVPLKKGIPAVAVLGADGQVLSATGGGELADARSMGDEAVLKVLDGLKTH, from the coding sequence ATGAAGCTACGCCAATCCCTGATCTCCTGCGGTCTCATGCTGGCCGCCTGCCTGAGCCCCCTGACCGCGGCCGCCCAGGGCAGCGCCAAGCCGGTCTACAACGAGCAGGCCGATGCGCGCGCCGAGCTGAACCTGGCGCTCAGCCAGGCGAATGCTCAGCGCAAGAACGTGCTGGTGGTGTTCGGCGCCAACTGGTGCAAGGACTGCCTGGCGCTGGACGCCAAGCTGGCCGAGGGCAAGCTGCAGGCCGAAAGCAGCCGGCGCTTCGTGACGCTGAAGGTCAATGTCGGGCGCTTCGACCGCAACACCGACCTGGCCGCGCAGATGGGCGTGCCGCTGAAGAAGGGTATCCCGGCCGTGGCGGTGCTGGGCGCCGACGGCCAGGTGCTCAGCGCCACCGGCGGCGGCGAGCTGGCCGACGCGCGCAGCATGGGCGACGAGGCCGTGCTCAAGGTGCTGGACGGCCTCAAGACGCATTGA
- a CDS encoding DUF808 domain-containing protein, with protein MAGSSLLTLIDDIATLLDDVAFLSKMAAQKTAGVLGDDLALNAQQVSGVAAERELPVVWAVAKGSLRNKAILVPAALAISATLPWAVTPLLMVGGAYLCFEGFEKIAHQFLHGEDDVAHERALAEALMDPAVDLLALERERIQGAIRTDFILSAEIIAITLGTVAAAGLGTQLLVLAGVAALMTVGVYGFVAGIVKLDDLGLYLQRRRAALAQQLGRAILAAAPWLMRGLSVAGTAAMFLVGGGILAHGLPVLSHPAEALLARLAEASGSGFAALTQSLGGMLLNGLLGVLAGALVLGGLSLGQGVWRHLRR; from the coding sequence ATGGCCGGATCCAGCCTGCTGACCCTGATCGACGACATCGCCACCCTGCTCGACGATGTGGCCTTCCTCTCCAAGATGGCGGCGCAGAAGACCGCCGGCGTGCTGGGCGACGATCTGGCGCTGAACGCCCAGCAGGTCAGCGGCGTGGCGGCCGAGCGCGAGCTGCCGGTAGTCTGGGCGGTGGCCAAGGGCTCGCTCAGGAACAAGGCCATCCTGGTGCCGGCGGCGCTGGCGATCAGCGCCACCCTGCCCTGGGCGGTGACGCCGCTGCTGATGGTGGGAGGCGCCTACCTGTGCTTCGAGGGCTTCGAGAAGATCGCCCACCAATTCCTGCACGGCGAGGACGATGTGGCGCATGAGCGCGCGCTGGCCGAGGCCTTGATGGACCCGGCCGTCGACCTGCTGGCGCTGGAGCGCGAGCGCATCCAGGGCGCGATCCGCACCGATTTCATCCTCTCGGCCGAGATCATCGCCATCACCCTGGGCACCGTGGCCGCGGCCGGCCTGGGCACCCAGCTGCTGGTGCTGGCCGGGGTGGCGGCGCTGATGACGGTGGGCGTGTACGGCTTCGTGGCCGGCATCGTCAAGCTCGACGATCTGGGCCTGTACCTGCAGCGCCGCCGCGCCGCGCTGGCGCAGCAGCTTGGCCGCGCCATCCTGGCGGCAGCCCCCTGGCTGATGCGCGGCCTGTCGGTCGCCGGCACCGCGGCGATGTTCCTGGTGGGCGGCGGCATCCTGGCCCATGGCCTGCCGGTGCTGAGCCACCCCGCCGAGGCCCTGCTGGCGCGCCTGGCCGAGGCTTCGGGGTCAGGTTTTGCCGCCCTCACCCAGAGCCTCGGTGGCATGCTGCTGAACGGCCTCTTGGGCGTGCTCGCGGGCGCGCTGGTGCTGGGCGGCCTGAGCCTGGGCCAGGGTGTCTGGCGCCACTTGAGGCGCTGA
- a CDS encoding transposase, whose translation MARPLRIEIPGAVYHVASKGDAGAAVFHDDADRRALLAVIAQAMERFDAQVLAYHFGHDGYELLLFTRQANLSRLMRHLNGVYTQGYNRRHGGSGNLFQGRFKAVLVDREAMLLEVCRHVDQAAVRAGLAKTPQGWPWSSYAAHAGAAAAPEWLEVQGLWSYLIGKPAQAAADRKRAAQRYERLLAEGAGPDVWQQLRHQIFLGDEAFAARMQQLAPAPKRASAGSGRAAGLRARLWRPWRDWLRECGSREEALYRAHTEGGLSMTGLAHELGLSVSRVSRLIAGHERSLHAH comes from the coding sequence ATGGCCAGACCTCTACGCATTGAAATTCCCGGCGCTGTCTACCATGTCGCCTCCAAGGGCGATGCTGGCGCAGCGGTGTTCCACGACGACGCGGACCGCCGCGCCCTGCTGGCGGTGATCGCCCAGGCCATGGAGCGCTTCGACGCCCAGGTGCTGGCCTATCACTTCGGGCATGACGGTTACGAGCTGTTGCTGTTCACGCGCCAGGCCAATCTCTCGCGCCTGATGCGCCACCTGAACGGCGTCTATACCCAGGGTTACAACCGCCGCCACGGCGGCTCCGGCAATCTGTTCCAGGGCCGCTTCAAGGCGGTGCTGGTGGACCGCGAGGCCATGCTGCTGGAGGTCTGCCGGCATGTGGATCAGGCCGCTGTGCGCGCCGGTCTGGCCAAGACACCGCAGGGCTGGCCCTGGTCCAGCTATGCCGCCCATGCCGGCGCCGCCGCGGCGCCCGAGTGGCTGGAGGTGCAGGGGCTGTGGTCCTACCTGATCGGCAAGCCGGCCCAGGCCGCGGCCGACCGCAAGCGCGCCGCCCAGCGCTACGAGCGCCTGCTGGCCGAGGGCGCCGGCCCCGATGTCTGGCAGCAGCTGCGCCACCAGATCTTTCTGGGCGACGAGGCCTTTGCGGCGCGCATGCAGCAGCTGGCGCCGGCGCCCAAGCGCGCGTCGGCGGGCAGTGGCCGCGCCGCGGGCCTGCGCGCGCGCCTCTGGCGCCCATGGCGGGATTGGCTACGCGAATGTGGCAGCCGCGAGGAGGCGCTGTACCGCGCCCACACCGAGGGCGGGCTGTCGATGACCGGGCTGGCGCATGAGCTGGGCCTCTCGGTCTCGCGCGTCAGCCGCCTGATCGCCGGGCACGAGCGCAGCCTGCATGCGCATTGA
- a CDS encoding S10 family serine carboxypeptidase-like protein, with the protein MLHARRMTGWASLLALLLAACGGGGGGGGGTAASDAPPGVEGGLLNDPVRYALDANAALPSATESSVQTSQQLSLDGTPIDYQTDTGHLTASDPVSGAAKASMFYVAYTRKGVASASRPLVFFYNGGPGSASVWLHLGSYAPKRLAAPMPATTVPQPYRMVDNPQTLLREADLVFVDAVGTGYSQAIAPNSNRTFWGVDADALLFRDFVLRYTAKFQRQASPLVLFGESYGGLRSPILAAALLAAGAPLQGVVLQSAILNYNSNCAVLDPGRLSCSAFVPSYAAAAAWFQRARPMPTELPSFEQQVIAYAEAQYEPAAQAWLTQRLALAAPIAQQLGDYSGLAASTWQAEPLLYPERFRRLLLPSQLIGRYDARVAAGVNDALASEGDPSSTVLTAAFVSSIAEHLRGNLKYQASVNYRLVNNEVIEQWQWRHDGHELPDAIPDLALAFGLRPTLKLLVIGGYHDLATPFRLTEQDLARLAPQPAGLQLRRYVGGHMTYLDDQVRPALRADLAGFLTSLGGAP; encoded by the coding sequence ATGCTGCACGCCAGGCGGATGACCGGATGGGCCAGTTTGCTGGCCTTGCTGCTGGCTGCCTGCGGTGGCGGCGGTGGCGGCGGTGGCGGCACGGCGGCGTCGGATGCGCCGCCCGGCGTCGAGGGCGGCCTGCTGAATGACCCGGTGCGCTATGCGCTGGACGCCAACGCCGCGCTGCCCAGCGCCACCGAAAGCTCGGTGCAGACCAGCCAGCAGCTGAGCCTGGACGGCACGCCGATCGATTACCAGACCGACACCGGCCACCTCACCGCCAGCGACCCGGTGAGCGGCGCCGCCAAGGCCAGCATGTTCTACGTGGCCTACACCCGCAAGGGCGTGGCCAGCGCGAGCCGGCCGCTGGTGTTCTTCTACAACGGCGGGCCGGGCTCGGCCTCGGTGTGGCTGCACCTGGGCTCCTACGCGCCCAAGCGCCTGGCCGCCCCCATGCCCGCCACCACGGTGCCCCAGCCCTACCGCATGGTGGACAACCCCCAGACCCTGCTGCGCGAGGCCGATCTGGTGTTCGTTGATGCGGTCGGCACCGGCTATTCGCAGGCCATCGCCCCCAACAGCAACCGCACGTTCTGGGGCGTGGATGCCGACGCCCTGCTGTTCCGCGACTTCGTGCTGCGCTACACCGCCAAGTTCCAGCGCCAGGCCTCGCCCCTGGTGCTGTTCGGCGAGTCCTATGGCGGCCTGCGTTCGCCCATCCTGGCCGCGGCCCTGCTCGCCGCCGGTGCGCCGCTGCAGGGCGTGGTGCTGCAATCGGCCATCCTCAACTACAACAGCAACTGCGCCGTGCTCGACCCCGGCCGGCTCAGCTGCAGCGCCTTCGTGCCCAGCTACGCGGCGGCGGCGGCCTGGTTCCAGCGCGCCCGGCCGATGCCCACCGAGCTGCCCAGCTTCGAGCAGCAGGTGATCGCCTATGCCGAGGCGCAATACGAGCCGGCCGCGCAGGCCTGGCTGACGCAGCGCCTGGCGCTGGCGGCACCGATCGCGCAGCAGCTGGGCGACTACAGCGGCCTGGCCGCCAGCACCTGGCAGGCCGAGCCCCTGCTCTATCCCGAGCGCTTCCGGCGCCTGCTGCTGCCCAGCCAGCTGATCGGCCGCTACGACGCCCGCGTGGCCGCCGGCGTCAACGACGCGCTCGCCAGCGAGGGCGACCCGTCCAGCACCGTGCTCACGGCCGCCTTCGTCAGCAGCATCGCCGAGCATCTGCGCGGCAACCTCAAGTACCAGGCGAGCGTGAACTACCGCCTCGTCAACAACGAGGTGATCGAGCAATGGCAATGGCGCCACGATGGCCATGAGCTGCCCGACGCCATCCCCGACCTGGCGCTCGCCTTCGGCCTCAGGCCCACGCTCAAGCTGCTGGTGATAGGCGGCTACCACGACCTCGCCACCCCCTTCCGGCTCACCGAGCAAGATCTGGCAAGGCTGGCGCCGCAGCCCGCCGGCCTCCAGCTCAGGCGCTATGTGGGCGGCCACATGACCTATCTGGACGACCAGGTGCGGCCCGCCCTGCGGGCCGATCTGGCCGGCTTCCTCACCAGCCTCGGGGGTGCCCCATGA